Proteins co-encoded in one Streptomyces sp. JH34 genomic window:
- the nusA gene encoding transcription termination factor NusA: MDIDVKLLKGLAQDKEIPFDVLVGAIESALLIAYHRTEGSHRRARVELDAGGHVTVWAKDDPAELEEGQEPKEFDDTPSGFGRIAATTAKQVILQRLRDAEDDRTFGEYAGHEGDVVTGLVQQGKDPKNVLVDIGKLEAILPVQEQVPGEEYTHGLRLRTYVVRVAKGVRGPSVTLSRTHPNLVKKLFALEVPEIADGSVVIEAIAREAGHRTKIAVRSTRAGLNPKGACIGPMGSRVRNVMAELHGEKIDIVDWSDDPAEMVANALSPARVSKVEVVDLGTRSARVTVPDYQLSLAIGKEGQNARLAARLTGWRIDIRPDTETDAERDAADRERAERARERSERG, encoded by the coding sequence GTGGACATCGATGTGAAGCTTCTGAAGGGCTTGGCGCAGGACAAGGAGATCCCCTTCGACGTGCTCGTCGGGGCGATCGAGTCGGCCCTCCTCATCGCGTACCACCGCACCGAGGGCAGCCACCGCCGTGCGCGCGTCGAGCTGGACGCCGGCGGCCACGTCACGGTGTGGGCCAAGGACGACCCGGCCGAGCTCGAGGAGGGCCAGGAGCCCAAGGAGTTCGACGACACGCCGTCCGGCTTCGGCCGTATCGCCGCGACCACCGCCAAGCAGGTCATCCTGCAGCGGCTGCGCGACGCCGAGGACGACAGGACGTTCGGTGAGTACGCGGGCCACGAGGGCGACGTCGTCACCGGCCTCGTCCAGCAGGGCAAGGACCCGAAGAACGTCCTGGTCGACATCGGCAAGCTGGAAGCCATCCTGCCCGTGCAGGAGCAGGTGCCCGGCGAGGAGTACACCCACGGCCTGCGGCTGCGCACGTACGTCGTGCGGGTGGCCAAGGGCGTCCGCGGTCCGTCCGTCACGCTCTCGCGGACCCACCCGAACCTCGTGAAGAAGCTCTTCGCGCTGGAGGTCCCGGAGATCGCGGACGGATCGGTCGTCATCGAGGCCATCGCCCGTGAGGCGGGCCACCGCACCAAGATCGCCGTGCGCTCCACCCGGGCCGGTCTGAACCCCAAGGGCGCCTGCATCGGCCCGATGGGCAGCCGTGTGCGCAACGTGATGGCCGAACTGCACGGCGAGAAGATCGACATCGTGGACTGGTCGGACGACCCCGCCGAGATGGTCGCCAACGCGCTGTCACCCGCACGGGTGAGCAAGGTCGAGGTCGTGGACCTCGGCACGCGCTCCGCGCGGGTGACCGTGCCCGACTACCAGCTGTCCCTGGCGATCGGCAAGGAGGGGCAGAACGCCCGCCTCGCCGCCCGGCTCACCGGCTGGCGCATCGACATCCGCCCGGACACCGAGACCGACGCCGAGCGGGACGCCGCCGACCGTGAGCGTGCGGAGCGCGCGCGGGAGCGGTCCGAGCGCGGCTGA
- a CDS encoding DUF4081 domain-containing GNAT family N-acetyltransferase, which translates to MLTQTTTRVLDPGELPAALAILESEPVENAFVTSRVQVAGLDPWRLGGEMWGWYADGRLRSLCYSGANLVPICATPEAVRAFADRARRAGRRCSSIVGPAGPTAQLWRLLEPSWGPAREVRPNQPLMVTEQPSAEVAADPLVRRVRKEEMDVLMPACVAMFTEEVGVSPLAGDGGLLYQARVAELITTGRSFARIEDGKVLFKAEIGAATPHACQVQGVWVAPEARGRGLSETGMAAVLRHALDDVAPVVSLYVNDYNTAARRAYSRVGFRETGAFMSVLF; encoded by the coding sequence GTGTTGACGCAGACCACTACCCGGGTCCTCGACCCCGGCGAGCTCCCCGCCGCGCTCGCCATCCTCGAGAGCGAACCCGTGGAGAACGCGTTCGTCACCTCCCGTGTCCAGGTCGCCGGGCTCGACCCGTGGCGGCTCGGCGGCGAGATGTGGGGCTGGTACGCCGACGGCCGGCTGCGCTCGCTCTGCTACTCCGGGGCCAACCTCGTGCCCATCTGCGCCACCCCCGAGGCCGTCAGGGCCTTCGCCGACCGTGCCCGGAGGGCCGGCCGCCGCTGCTCCTCGATCGTCGGCCCCGCCGGACCCACGGCCCAGCTGTGGCGGCTCCTCGAACCGAGCTGGGGACCCGCCCGTGAGGTGCGGCCCAACCAGCCGCTCATGGTCACCGAGCAGCCCTCGGCCGAGGTGGCGGCCGACCCGCTCGTGCGCAGGGTCCGCAAGGAGGAGATGGACGTCCTCATGCCGGCCTGCGTGGCCATGTTCACCGAGGAGGTCGGCGTCTCCCCGCTGGCGGGCGACGGCGGGCTCCTCTACCAGGCGCGGGTCGCCGAACTGATCACCACCGGACGCTCCTTCGCCCGCATCGAGGACGGCAAGGTCCTCTTCAAGGCGGAGATCGGAGCGGCCACGCCCCACGCCTGCCAGGTCCAGGGCGTCTGGGTCGCTCCCGAGGCCCGGGGCCGGGGACTCTCCGAGACGGGCATGGCGGCCGTCCTGCGCCACGCCCTCGACGACGTGGCACCGGTCGTCAGCCTGTACGTGAACGACTACAACACCGCCGCGCGCAGGGCCTACAGCCGCGTCGGCTTCCGCGAGACGGGCGCGTTCATGAGCGTGCTGTTCTGA
- a CDS encoding ferritin-like domain-containing protein, translating into MTEVAGKDDGDDTEGTLRAAQAALAAEHASVYGYGALGGRLEGGRRRDAAAAGDAHRARRDSLVRTVRDLGGTPVAAHAAYALPFAVRDPATAMRLAAVLEDRVAGVYSDLVRAARGPLRQDAAGALREAAVRAARWRGTGVAFPGLTEKAAPPDDTAEAGATGVTH; encoded by the coding sequence ATGACAGAGGTGGCGGGAAAGGACGACGGGGACGACACGGAGGGCACGCTGCGGGCCGCACAGGCGGCACTCGCCGCCGAGCACGCCTCGGTGTACGGCTACGGGGCGCTGGGCGGACGGCTGGAGGGCGGCCGCCGCCGCGACGCGGCGGCCGCAGGTGACGCCCACCGGGCCCGGCGCGACTCTCTCGTACGGACGGTGCGCGACCTGGGAGGCACACCGGTCGCGGCGCACGCGGCGTACGCGCTGCCCTTCGCGGTGCGGGACCCGGCTACCGCGATGCGGCTCGCCGCAGTGCTGGAGGACCGCGTGGCGGGTGTGTACTCCGACCTCGTACGCGCCGCCCGGGGCCCGCTGCGGCAGGACGCCGCGGGTGCGCTCCGGGAGGCCGCGGTGCGTGCCGCACGCTGGCGCGGCACCGGCGTAGCCTTTCCTGGGCTCACCGAGAAGGCCGCCCCGCCGGACGACACGGCGGAGGCAGGGGCCACGGGTGTCACCCACTGA
- the ispG gene encoding flavodoxin-dependent (E)-4-hydroxy-3-methylbut-2-enyl-diphosphate synthase, whose product MTAISLGMPDVPTKLADRRVSRQIQVGTVAVGGDAPVSVQSMTTTRTSDIGATLQQIAELTASGCQIVRVACPTQDDADALATIARKSQIPVIADIHFQPKYVFAAIDAGCAAVRVNPGNIKQFDDKVKEIAKAAGDAGTPIRIGVNAGSLDARLLKKYGKATPEALVESALWEASLFEEHGFRDIKISVKHNDPVVMVNAYRQLAAQSDYPLHLGVTEAGPAFQGTIKSAVAFGALLSEGIGDTIRVSLSAPPAEEVKVGLQILEALNLKQRRLEIVSCPSCGRAQVDVYKLADQVSAGLDGLEVPLRVAVMGCVVNGPGEAREADLGVASGNGKGQIFVKGEVIKTVPESKIVETLIEEAMKIAEQMEKDGIASGEPQVSIAG is encoded by the coding sequence ATGACTGCGATTTCTCTCGGAATGCCGGACGTTCCGACCAAGCTCGCCGACCGACGGGTCAGCCGCCAGATCCAGGTCGGGACGGTCGCGGTCGGTGGCGACGCACCGGTCTCGGTGCAGTCGATGACGACGACGCGCACGTCCGACATCGGTGCGACGCTGCAGCAGATCGCGGAGCTGACGGCCTCGGGCTGTCAGATCGTCCGGGTCGCCTGCCCGACGCAGGACGACGCCGACGCGCTTGCGACGATCGCCAGGAAGTCCCAGATCCCGGTGATCGCGGACATCCACTTCCAGCCGAAGTACGTGTTCGCGGCCATCGACGCGGGCTGCGCGGCGGTCCGGGTGAACCCGGGCAACATCAAGCAGTTCGACGACAAGGTCAAGGAGATCGCGAAGGCCGCGGGCGACGCGGGCACTCCGATCCGCATCGGCGTCAACGCGGGTTCGCTGGACGCGCGGCTGCTGAAGAAGTACGGCAAGGCCACGCCGGAGGCCCTCGTCGAGTCGGCGCTGTGGGAGGCGTCGCTGTTCGAGGAGCACGGCTTCCGCGACATCAAGATCTCGGTCAAGCACAACGACCCGGTCGTCATGGTGAACGCCTACCGCCAGCTGGCCGCGCAGAGCGACTACCCGCTGCACCTGGGCGTGACCGAGGCCGGTCCGGCGTTCCAGGGGACCATCAAGTCCGCGGTGGCGTTCGGTGCGCTGCTCTCGGAGGGCATCGGGGACACGATCCGGGTGTCGCTGTCGGCCCCTCCGGCGGAGGAGGTCAAGGTCGGCCTGCAGATCCTGGAGGCGCTGAACCTCAAGCAGCGTCGTCTGGAGATCGTCTCCTGCCCGTCGTGCGGGCGTGCGCAGGTCGACGTGTACAAGCTGGCCGACCAGGTGAGCGCGGGCCTGGACGGCCTGGAGGTCCCGCTGCGCGTCGCGGTGATGGGCTGCGTCGTGAACGGCCCGGGTGAGGCCCGTGAGGCCGACCTGGGAGTGGCGTCCGGGAACGGCAAGGGCCAGATCTTCGTGAAGGGCGAGGTCATCAAGACCGTCCCGGAGTCGAAGATCGTGGAGACCCTCATCGAGGAGGCCATGAAGATCGCGGAGCAGATGGAGAAGGACGGCATCGCCTCGGGCGAGCCCCAGGTGTCCATCGCCGGCTGA
- a CDS encoding YlxR family protein, with the protein MSGRTHARACPERTCVGCRERAAKSELLRIVVDEGEVVPDPRGTLPGRGAYVHPASVCLDLAVRRRAFPRAFKAKGPFDPAALQRFVERVTP; encoded by the coding sequence GTGTCTGGCCGGACGCACGCCCGCGCTTGCCCCGAGCGAACCTGTGTGGGATGCCGGGAGCGAGCGGCCAAGAGCGAGCTGCTGCGCATCGTGGTGGACGAGGGAGAGGTCGTCCCTGATCCACGCGGTACGCTGCCCGGCCGGGGTGCGTATGTACACCCCGCCTCCGTCTGTCTGGACCTGGCGGTCCGCCGCCGGGCATTCCCCCGGGCCTTCAAGGCCAAGGGGCCGTTCGACCCCGCAGCACTGCAGCGGTTCGTCGAGCGGGTGACACCGTAG
- a CDS encoding aminoglycoside phosphotransferase family protein, whose amino-acid sequence MGSEPPQRLVRALGETYGDAAAAEWLARLPALTDDALSAHAVSLERVCAPGGRTALLLLVRRADGTPGVLKIAPPGAAPELEGAALAHWNGWGAVGLLAAPDAAAPDGALLLERLHHEVSLRSLPEAKALLEAAGTVRRLWVEPPAGHSFETVTERTARQSGPMRAAAERDPALEPLVSAALAAREELVQAPPELFLLHGNFRQSKVLSGERAPWLVVGPEPLTGERAYDLARLARDRVEDLIASPGGAATARRRVKKLADSLDVDQARLRGWTLFRAVESGTRALSVGRTQDGEMSLEFAGWL is encoded by the coding sequence ATGGGTTCTGAACCGCCGCAGCGGTTGGTGCGGGCGCTCGGTGAGACGTACGGGGACGCGGCCGCCGCCGAGTGGCTCGCACGGCTCCCCGCGCTCACCGACGACGCGCTGTCCGCGCACGCGGTCTCCCTGGAGCGGGTGTGCGCACCCGGCGGCCGCACCGCCCTCCTCCTCCTCGTACGCCGGGCGGACGGCACGCCCGGTGTGCTGAAGATCGCGCCTCCGGGGGCCGCCCCGGAGCTCGAGGGGGCGGCGCTCGCGCATTGGAACGGCTGGGGCGCAGTCGGGCTCCTGGCCGCTCCCGACGCCGCTGCTCCGGACGGCGCCCTGCTGCTGGAACGGCTGCACCACGAGGTCTCCCTGCGCTCGCTGCCGGAGGCGAAGGCCCTGCTGGAGGCCGCCGGGACGGTACGGCGGCTTTGGGTGGAGCCGCCCGCGGGCCACTCCTTCGAGACCGTCACGGAGCGCACCGCACGGCAGTCGGGGCCCATGCGCGCGGCGGCCGAACGGGACCCCGCTCTGGAACCGCTCGTCTCGGCTGCCCTCGCGGCCCGCGAGGAGCTGGTCCAGGCCCCCCCCGAACTCTTCCTGCTGCACGGCAACTTCCGGCAGAGCAAGGTCCTGTCGGGCGAGCGTGCCCCGTGGCTGGTGGTCGGCCCGGAGCCGCTGACCGGCGAGCGGGCGTACGACCTGGCGCGGCTGGCGCGCGACCGGGTCGAGGACCTGATCGCCTCACCCGGTGGCGCCGCGACGGCCCGGCGCCGGGTCAAGAAGCTCGCGGACTCGCTGGACGTCGACCAGGCGAGGCTGCGCGGCTGGACGCTGTTCCGCGCCGTCGAGTCCGGTACCCGGGCGCTGTCGGTGGGGCGTACCCAGGACGGCGAGATGTCCCTGGAGTTCGCCGGCTGGCTGTAG
- a CDS encoding proline--tRNA ligase: MAQVQRMSRLMIKTLRDDPADAETLNHKLLVRAGYVRRTAAGIWSWLPLGKKVLENITRVVREEMDAIGGQEVLLPALLPKEAYEASGRYDEYGDLLFRLKDRKGADYLLGPTHEEIFTQVVKDMCSSYKDLPVILYQIQTKYRDEARPRAGVLRGREFQMKDSYSFDTTDEGLAEAYQLHRAAYIRIFERLGLDHRIVSAVSGAMGGSASEEFLAPAPAGEDTFVDCPNCDYAANTEAVTYKVTTVADASAAGPVEELDTPDTPTIESLAAHLGVPASATLKNLLVKVDGEIVAVGVPGDREVDLGKLGEHLAPAVVELVTAEDFVGRPDLVRGYVGPQGLEKVRYIADPRVAAGTAWITGANKEGTHAKNVVAGRDFEVDDYLDVVVVEAGDPCPECGTGLQVDRAIEIGHIFQLGRKYADIFSLDVLGQQGKPVRVTMGSYGIGVSRAVAALAEQTADEKGLCWPREIAPADVHVVAAGKALQTELALDVSEKLDAAGLRVLVDDRAGVSPGVKFTDSELIGVPKILVAGRRSAEGVLELKDRRTGEREELTVDEAIARLTEQG; encoded by the coding sequence ATGGCCCAGGTCCAGCGCATGTCCCGATTGATGATCAAGACACTGCGCGACGACCCGGCGGACGCCGAGACGCTCAACCACAAGCTCCTCGTCCGCGCCGGTTACGTACGCCGCACCGCGGCCGGTATCTGGTCGTGGCTGCCGCTCGGCAAGAAGGTGCTGGAGAACATCACCCGCGTCGTCCGCGAGGAGATGGACGCCATCGGCGGCCAGGAGGTCCTGCTCCCCGCGCTGCTGCCCAAGGAGGCGTACGAGGCGAGCGGCCGGTACGACGAGTACGGCGACCTGCTGTTCCGGCTCAAGGACCGCAAGGGCGCCGACTACCTCCTCGGCCCCACCCACGAGGAGATCTTCACCCAGGTCGTCAAGGACATGTGCTCGTCCTACAAGGACCTGCCCGTGATCCTCTACCAGATCCAGACCAAGTACCGCGACGAGGCCCGCCCCCGCGCCGGTGTGCTGCGCGGCCGCGAGTTCCAGATGAAGGACTCGTACTCCTTCGACACCACCGACGAGGGCCTGGCCGAGGCGTACCAGCTGCACCGCGCCGCCTACATCCGGATCTTCGAGCGGCTCGGCCTCGACCACCGCATCGTCTCCGCGGTCTCCGGCGCCATGGGCGGCTCGGCCTCGGAGGAGTTCCTCGCCCCCGCGCCCGCCGGCGAGGACACCTTCGTCGACTGCCCGAACTGCGACTACGCCGCCAACACCGAGGCGGTGACGTACAAGGTCACGACGGTCGCCGACGCCTCCGCGGCCGGCCCCGTCGAGGAGCTGGACACCCCCGACACCCCGACGATCGAGTCCCTCGCCGCCCACCTCGGTGTCCCGGCCTCCGCCACCCTGAAGAACCTGCTGGTCAAGGTCGACGGCGAGATCGTGGCCGTGGGCGTGCCCGGCGACCGCGAGGTCGACCTGGGCAAGCTCGGCGAGCACCTCGCCCCCGCGGTCGTCGAGCTCGTCACCGCCGAGGACTTCGTGGGCCGCCCCGACCTGGTGCGCGGCTACGTCGGCCCGCAGGGCCTGGAGAAGGTCCGCTACATCGCCGACCCCCGTGTCGCCGCGGGCACCGCCTGGATCACGGGCGCCAACAAGGAGGGCACGCACGCGAAGAACGTCGTCGCGGGCCGCGACTTCGAGGTCGACGACTACCTCGACGTCGTCGTCGTCGAGGCGGGCGACCCCTGCCCCGAGTGCGGCACCGGCCTCCAGGTGGACCGCGCCATCGAGATCGGCCACATCTTCCAGCTCGGCCGCAAGTACGCCGACATCTTCTCCCTCGACGTCCTCGGCCAGCAGGGCAAGCCGGTCCGCGTCACCATGGGCTCGTACGGCATCGGCGTCTCCCGCGCGGTGGCCGCACTCGCCGAGCAGACCGCCGACGAAAAGGGCCTGTGCTGGCCCCGCGAGATCGCACCGGCCGATGTGCACGTCGTCGCCGCCGGCAAGGCGCTCCAGACCGAGCTGGCCCTCGACGTCTCCGAGAAGCTCGACGCCGCGGGTCTGCGCGTCCTGGTCGACGACCGCGCGGGCGTCTCGCCGGGCGTGAAGTTCACCGACTCCGAGCTCATCGGCGTCCCGAAGATCCTTGTCGCCGGCCGCCGTTCGGCCGAGGGCGTCCTGGAGCTGAAGGACCGCCGGACCGGCGAGCGCGAGGAGCTCACGGTCGACGAGGCGATCGCCCGGCTGACCGAGCAGGGCTGA
- the rimP gene encoding ribosome maturation factor RimP: protein MSTTQSDRLRGLLEPLVSAKELDLEEIEVSRAGRRRVLRVIVDSEDGVELDTCAELSRSISETLDETDAMGEGEYVLEVSSPGADRPLTEHRHYVRATGRLARLTLDEGGELVARILGVDDEGLDLEVPGVKGRKPTSRRVAFDEIARARVEIEFNRKDKKEEEA, encoded by the coding sequence ATGAGCACCACCCAGAGCGACAGGCTGCGCGGGCTGCTGGAGCCGCTCGTCAGCGCCAAGGAGCTGGACCTCGAGGAGATCGAGGTGTCCCGGGCGGGCCGACGGCGGGTGCTGAGAGTCATCGTGGATTCCGAGGACGGCGTGGAGCTCGACACCTGCGCGGAACTCAGCCGCAGCATCTCCGAGACGCTGGACGAGACCGACGCCATGGGTGAGGGCGAGTACGTCCTCGAAGTGAGCTCTCCGGGCGCGGACCGCCCGTTGACCGAGCACCGCCACTACGTACGCGCCACCGGCCGGCTGGCCCGGCTCACCCTGGACGAGGGCGGCGAACTGGTGGCCCGCATCCTCGGGGTGGACGACGAGGGACTCGATCTGGAAGTGCCGGGCGTCAAGGGCCGCAAGCCCACGTCGCGCCGTGTCGCCTTCGACGAGATCGCCAGGGCGCGCGTGGAGATCGAATTCAACCGCAAGGACAAGAAGGAAGAGGAGGCGTAG
- a CDS encoding GNAT family N-acetyltransferase, with amino-acid sequence MAAATPMSPWGSGTPDIVVGPLDLAARVDEALTVQAHAFGLSQDEIDVRRHIVLRHLDDPRARSFGAVAADGRLVGFVYGLPNSRAHWWSTVVEPYLRVTGSEGWLDDSFVITELHVHPEFQQRGIGRSLITTITDTVDLPRSILSAIDTDSPARGLYRALGYQDLARQVLFPSAPKPYAVMGAPLPLRRRG; translated from the coding sequence ATGGCAGCAGCAACCCCCATGTCCCCCTGGGGCTCCGGGACCCCCGACATCGTGGTCGGACCGCTCGACCTGGCCGCCCGCGTCGACGAGGCACTCACCGTGCAGGCCCACGCCTTCGGCCTCTCCCAGGACGAGATCGACGTACGCCGCCACATCGTCCTGCGGCACCTCGACGACCCGCGGGCCCGTTCCTTCGGCGCCGTCGCCGCCGACGGACGTCTCGTCGGCTTCGTCTACGGGCTGCCGAACAGCCGGGCGCACTGGTGGTCCACCGTCGTCGAACCGTATCTGCGCGTCACCGGGTCCGAGGGCTGGCTCGACGACTCGTTCGTGATCACCGAACTCCACGTCCACCCGGAGTTCCAGCAGCGCGGCATCGGCCGCAGCCTGATCACCACCATCACGGACACCGTGGACCTGCCCCGCTCCATCCTCTCGGCGATCGACACCGACAGCCCCGCCCGCGGTCTCTACCGCGCCCTGGGCTACCAGGACCTGGCACGGCAGGTGCTCTTCCCGAGCGCCCCCAAGCCGTACGCGGTGATGGGCGCGCCCCTCCCGCTGCGGCGCCGCGGCTGA
- the infB gene encoding translation initiation factor IF-2, giving the protein MAKVRVYELAKEFGVESKVVMAKLQELGEFVRSASSTIEAPVVRKLTDALQGPGGNAGKSAAKPGAPRKAAPAKPAAPSPAAAARPAAPKPGAPAPKPAAAEAPASSTPAAPSAPSAGPRPGPRPAPKPAPVTPVPAAEFSAPAPAQQPAAPQQAPRPTGATPGPRPARPAPAGGQRDGGQRDGGRGGERGGERGGERGGDRPARPAGQGAPRPGGARPAGPRPGNNPFTSGGSTGMARPQAPRPGGAPRPGGGQERPGAPRPQGGPGGAPRPQGQGGARPSPGGMPRPQAPRPGGAPSGNRPNPGMMPQRPAAGPRPGGGPGGGRGPGAGGGRPGGGGGRPGGGGFAGRPAGPGGGGGGFAGRPGGPGGGGGAGRPGGGGGFGGRPGFGGRPGGPGARGGTQGAFGRPGGPARRGRKSKRQRRQEYEAMQAPSVGGVMLPRGNGQAVRLSRGASLTDFAEKINANPASLVAVMMNLGEMVTATQSVSDETLRLLADEMNYVLEIVSPEEEDRELLESFDIEFGEDEGGEEALVSRPPVVTVMGHVDHGKTRLLDAIRKTNVVAGEAGGITQHIGAYQVSSEVNGEDRRITFIDTPGHEAFTAMRARGAKSTDIAILVVAANDGVMPQTIEALNHAKAAEVPIVVAVNKIDVEGADPTKVRGQLTEFGLVAEEYGGDTMFVDISAKQGLNIEALLEAVVLTADASLDLRANPEQDAQGIAIESHLDRGRGAVSTVLVQRGTLRIGDTMVVGDAYGRVRAMLDDNGNNVQEAGPSTPVLVLGLTNVPGAGDNFLVVDEDRTARQIAEKRAARERNANFARKGVRFSLENLDEALKAGLVQELNLIIKGDASGSVEALESSLLQLDVGEEVDIRVLHRGVGAVTESDINLATGSDAIVIGFNVRAAGRAEQMAEREGVDVRYYSVIYQAIEEIEAALKGMLKPEYEEVELGTAEIREIFRSSKLGNIAGVLVRSGEVKRNTKARLLRDGKVIAENLNISGLRRFKDDVTEIREGFEGGINLGNFNDIKIDDVIATYEMREKPRG; this is encoded by the coding sequence GTGGCTAAGGTCCGGGTATACGAGCTCGCCAAGGAGTTCGGCGTGGAGAGCAAGGTCGTCATGGCCAAGCTCCAAGAACTCGGTGAATTCGTCCGTTCGGCGTCCTCGACGATCGAGGCGCCGGTTGTACGCAAACTGACTGACGCACTGCAGGGGCCCGGCGGCAACGCCGGCAAGTCCGCTGCGAAGCCTGGCGCGCCCCGCAAGGCCGCCCCCGCGAAGCCCGCGGCGCCGTCACCGGCCGCCGCGGCACGTCCCGCTGCCCCGAAGCCCGGCGCCCCGGCCCCCAAGCCGGCCGCCGCCGAGGCTCCGGCGAGCAGCACCCCCGCGGCGCCCTCCGCGCCGTCGGCCGGTCCCCGTCCGGGCCCCCGGCCCGCGCCGAAGCCCGCCCCGGTCACCCCGGTGCCCGCCGCGGAGTTCTCGGCTCCGGCTCCGGCCCAGCAGCCTGCCGCCCCGCAGCAGGCACCCCGTCCCACCGGCGCCACCCCCGGCCCCCGTCCCGCCCGTCCGGCTCCGGCCGGCGGTCAGCGTGACGGAGGTCAGCGTGACGGCGGCCGTGGCGGAGAGCGCGGCGGCGAGCGCGGCGGCGAGCGTGGCGGAGACCGCCCCGCACGTCCCGCGGGCCAGGGCGCACCGCGCCCCGGCGGCGCACGTCCGGCCGGTCCCCGTCCGGGCAACAACCCCTTCACCTCCGGCGGTTCCACCGGCATGGCGCGCCCCCAGGCGCCCCGTCCCGGCGGTGCCCCGCGCCCCGGCGGCGGTCAGGAGCGCCCCGGCGCCCCGCGCCCGCAGGGTGGTCCCGGTGGCGCCCCGCGCCCCCAGGGTCAGGGTGGCGCACGTCCGAGCCCGGGCGGCATGCCCCGTCCGCAGGCTCCCCGTCCGGGCGGTGCCCCCTCGGGTAACCGTCCGAACCCCGGCATGATGCCGCAGCGTCCCGCTGCGGGCCCGCGTCCCGGCGGTGGCCCCGGCGGTGGCCGTGGTCCCGGTGCCGGCGGCGGTCGCCCCGGTGGCGGCGGCGGTCGTCCCGGTGGCGGCGGCTTCGCAGGCCGTCCGGCCGGTCCCGGTGGTGGCGGCGGCGGCTTCGCCGGCCGTCCCGGTGGTCCCGGTGGCGGTGGCGGCGCAGGCCGTCCCGGTGGTGGCGGCGGCTTCGGCGGTCGTCCCGGCTTCGGTGGACGTCCCGGCGGCCCGGGTGCCCGTGGTGGCACGCAGGGTGCGTTCGGCCGTCCCGGCGGTCCCGCGCGTCGTGGCCGCAAGTCGAAGCGTCAGAGGCGCCAGGAGTACGAGGCCATGCAGGCCCCGTCGGTGGGCGGCGTCATGCTGCCTCGCGGCAACGGGCAGGCTGTCCGGCTGTCGCGCGGTGCGTCCCTGACCGACTTCGCGGAGAAGATCAACGCCAACCCGGCGTCGCTCGTCGCCGTGATGATGAACCTCGGCGAGATGGTCACCGCCACGCAGTCGGTCTCCGACGAGACGCTGAGGCTTCTCGCGGACGAGATGAACTACGTCCTGGAGATCGTCAGCCCCGAGGAGGAGGACCGCGAGCTGCTCGAGTCCTTCGACATCGAGTTCGGCGAGGACGAGGGCGGCGAAGAGGCCCTGGTCTCCCGTCCGCCGGTCGTGACCGTCATGGGTCACGTCGACCACGGTAAGACCCGACTGCTGGACGCGATCCGCAAGACGAACGTCGTCGCGGGCGAGGCCGGCGGCATCACGCAGCACATCGGTGCCTACCAGGTCTCCTCCGAGGTCAACGGCGAGGACCGCCGCATCACCTTCATCGACACCCCGGGTCACGAGGCGTTCACCGCCATGCGTGCGCGTGGTGCGAAGTCCACCGACATCGCGATCCTCGTGGTGGCGGCGAACGACGGTGTGATGCCCCAGACGATCGAGGCGCTGAACCACGCCAAGGCGGCCGAGGTGCCGATCGTGGTCGCGGTCAACAAGATCGACGTCGAGGGTGCCGACCCGACCAAGGTGCGCGGCCAGCTCACCGAGTTCGGTCTGGTGGCCGAGGAGTACGGCGGCGACACGATGTTCGTCGACATCTCCGCCAAGCAGGGCCTCAACATCGAGGCCCTCCTGGAGGCCGTCGTCCTCACCGCCGACGCCTCGCTCGACCTGCGGGCCAACCCGGAGCAGGACGCGCAGGGTATTGCGATCGAGTCCCACCTCGACCGCGGCCGCGGTGCCGTCTCGACCGTCCTCGTCCAGCGCGGAACGCTGCGCATCGGCGACACGATGGTCGTCGGCGACGCGTACGGCCGTGTCCGGGCGATGCTCGACGACAACGGCAACAACGTCCAGGAAGCGGGTCCCTCGACCCCCGTCCTGGTCCTGGGTCTCACCAACGTCCCGGGTGCCGGCGACAACTTCCTGGTGGTCGACGAGGACCGTACGGCCCGTCAGATCGCCGAGAAGCGTGCCGCCCGTGAGCGCAACGCCAACTTCGCCCGCAAGGGCGTCCGGTTCTCCCTGGAGAACCTGGACGAGGCGCTCAAGGCCGGTCTGGTCCAGGAACTCAACCTCATCATCAAGGGCGACGCGTCCGGTTCGGTGGAGGCTCTCGAGTCCTCGCTGCTCCAGCTCGACGTCGGCGAAGAGGTCGACATCCGGGTCCTGCACCGCGGTGTGGGTGCGGTCACCGAGTCGGACATCAACCTGGCGACCGGCTCCGACGCCATCGTGATCGGCTTCAACGTGCGCGCCGCAGGGCGTGCCGAGCAGATGGCCGAGCGCGAGGGCGTGGACGTCCGGTACTACTCGGTCATCTACCAGGCGATCGAAGAGATCGAAGCGGCCCTCAAGGGCATGCTCAAGCCGGAGTACGAAGAGGTCGAGCTCGGCACGGCGGAGATCCGCGAGATCTTCCGCTCGTCCAAGCTGGGCAACATCGCCGGTGTGCTGGTCCGCTCCGGCGAGGTCAAGCGCAACACCAAGGCGCGCCTGCTGCGCGATGGCAAGGTCATCGCGGAGAACCTCAACATCTCCGGTCTGCGCCGCTTCAAGGACGACGTCACCGAGATCCGCGAAGGCTTCGAGGGCGGTATCAACCTCGGGAACTTCAACGACATCAAGATCGACGACGTCATCGCGACGTACGAGATGCGCGAGAAGCCGCGAGGCTGA